A genomic region of Dreissena polymorpha isolate Duluth1 chromosome 4, UMN_Dpol_1.0, whole genome shotgun sequence contains the following coding sequences:
- the LOC127877573 gene encoding branched-chain-amino-acid aminotransferase, cytosolic-like isoform X2 gives MLEVDWSESKGWEKPRICPMKNFQIHPAAKCLHYAVELFEGMKAFRGVDNRIRLFRPMENMKRMLTSAERSALPTFEGRELVELIKKLISIDVDWVPKASKEQPSSLYVRPTYIATEPTLGVAISTTAKLFVIIGPVGPYYATGLAPVKLLADPQYVRSWPGGSGGFKMGCNYAPTLYTQTIAASHGCQQVLWLFGDDHQLTEVGAMNLFTFWVNEHGEKELVTAPLDGLVLPGVTRKSLLELSKKWGEFKVTERKYTMKEVTKALNENRLLEMFGAGTACVVSPIDGLFYKNEMLKIPTMNNPAVTNRCMKELLDIQYGRTPSDWVELVE, from the exons ATGCTAGAAGTTGACTGGTCTGAATCTAAAGGATGGGAAAAGCCACGCATTTGTCCAATGAAGAATTTCCAGATTCACCCAGCAGCAAAGTGTCTGCATTATGCAGTAGAG ttgttCGAGGGAATGAAGGCTTTCCGTGGTGTTGACAATCGGATTCGATTGTTCCGACCAATGGAAAACATGAAGAGAATGCTGACCAGCGCTGAGCGATCTGCTCTGCCA ACTTTTGAAGGACGGGAGCTGGTGGAGTTGATAAAGAAGCTGATCTCGATAGATGTCGACTGGGTCCCCAAGGCATCTAAGGAGCAACCCAGCTCTCTCTATGTTCGACCTACCTATATTGCAACGGAA CCTACCTTGGGTGTAGCAATTTCAACGACTgccaaactgtttgttattatTGGGCCTGTGGGCCCGTACTATGCCACGGGTTTGGCCCCTGTGAAGCTACTGGCTGACCCCCAATACGTGAGGTCCTGGCCTGGAGGCAGTGGGGGCTTCAAGATGGGCTG TAATTATGCGCCAACATTGTACACGCAGACAATAGCTGCAAGTCATGGTTGCCAGCAGGTGCTTTGGTTGTTCGGAGATGACCATCAGCTTACAGAGGTTGGAGCCATGAACCTGTTCACCTTCTGGGTCAACGAACATGGAG AAAAGGAGTTAGTGACTGCTCCCCTAGACGGGCTTGTATTGCCAGGAGTCACGCGGAAAAGTCTCTTAGAGCTCAGTAAAAAATGG GGAGAATTTAAAGTGACTGAGAGAAAATACACGATGAAGGAGGTCACCAAAGCACTCAATGAAAATAGG CTCCTCGAAATGTTTGGTGCTGGGACAGCATGCGTTGTGAGTCCAATAGACGGATTGTTCTACAAGAATGAAATGCTGAAGATACCAACCATGAACAATC
- the LOC127877573 gene encoding branched-chain-amino-acid aminotransferase, cytosolic-like isoform X1 codes for MTLNKLSVACCAVQQTARYVAARSYVTASTSSFKAKDVEITRTKSPAAKPDVSKLKFGHHFSDHMLEVDWSESKGWEKPRICPMKNFQIHPAAKCLHYAVELFEGMKAFRGVDNRIRLFRPMENMKRMLTSAERSALPTFEGRELVELIKKLISIDVDWVPKASKEQPSSLYVRPTYIATEPTLGVAISTTAKLFVIIGPVGPYYATGLAPVKLLADPQYVRSWPGGSGGFKMGCNYAPTLYTQTIAASHGCQQVLWLFGDDHQLTEVGAMNLFTFWVNEHGEKELVTAPLDGLVLPGVTRKSLLELSKKWGEFKVTERKYTMKEVTKALNENRLLEMFGAGTACVVSPIDGLFYKNEMLKIPTMNNPAVTNRCMKELLDIQYGRTPSDWVELVE; via the exons ATGACATTAAACAAACTATCT GTTGCTTGTTGTGCTGTTCAACAGACAGCTAGATATGTTGCTGCACGATCATACGTCACTGCATCAACATCCTCATTTAAG GCTAAAGATGTTGAAATTACAAGAACAAAATCTCCAGCTGCAAAGCCAGATGTGTCCAAGTTGAAATTTGGCCATCACTTTTCAGATCACATGCTAGAAGTTGACTGGTCTGAATCTAAAGGATGGGAAAAGCCACGCATTTGTCCAATGAAGAATTTCCAGATTCACCCAGCAGCAAAGTGTCTGCATTATGCAGTAGAG ttgttCGAGGGAATGAAGGCTTTCCGTGGTGTTGACAATCGGATTCGATTGTTCCGACCAATGGAAAACATGAAGAGAATGCTGACCAGCGCTGAGCGATCTGCTCTGCCA ACTTTTGAAGGACGGGAGCTGGTGGAGTTGATAAAGAAGCTGATCTCGATAGATGTCGACTGGGTCCCCAAGGCATCTAAGGAGCAACCCAGCTCTCTCTATGTTCGACCTACCTATATTGCAACGGAA CCTACCTTGGGTGTAGCAATTTCAACGACTgccaaactgtttgttattatTGGGCCTGTGGGCCCGTACTATGCCACGGGTTTGGCCCCTGTGAAGCTACTGGCTGACCCCCAATACGTGAGGTCCTGGCCTGGAGGCAGTGGGGGCTTCAAGATGGGCTG TAATTATGCGCCAACATTGTACACGCAGACAATAGCTGCAAGTCATGGTTGCCAGCAGGTGCTTTGGTTGTTCGGAGATGACCATCAGCTTACAGAGGTTGGAGCCATGAACCTGTTCACCTTCTGGGTCAACGAACATGGAG AAAAGGAGTTAGTGACTGCTCCCCTAGACGGGCTTGTATTGCCAGGAGTCACGCGGAAAAGTCTCTTAGAGCTCAGTAAAAAATGG GGAGAATTTAAAGTGACTGAGAGAAAATACACGATGAAGGAGGTCACCAAAGCACTCAATGAAAATAGG CTCCTCGAAATGTTTGGTGCTGGGACAGCATGCGTTGTGAGTCCAATAGACGGATTGTTCTACAAGAATGAAATGCTGAAGATACCAACCATGAACAATC